Part of the Anaeromyxobacter diazotrophicus genome, CACCGACGTCATCCTCAACCTCAAGGAGGTCCTGCTCCAGATCCACACCAACGAGGTGAAGACGGTGCGGATCGAGGCCGAGGGGCCGAAGGAGATCAAGGCCGGCGACATCATCACCGACGGCCAGGTCGAGATCCTGAACCCCGGGCACCACCTCCTCACCATCAGCGAGGGCGGCCGGGTCCGGATGGAGCTCACCGCGCGCCGCGGCCGCGGCTACGTCCCGTCGGAGCGCAACAAGGTGGCCGGGCAGCCCATCGGCACCATCCCGATCGACGCGCTCTTCAGCCCCATCCGCAAGGTGAACTACCAGGTCACCAACGCGCGCGTCGGGCAGCAGACCGACTACGACAAGCTCACGCTCGAGGTGTGGACCGACGGCTCGGTCGCGCCGGCCGACGCGGTCGCCTACGCGGCCAAGATCGTGAAGGAGCAGCTCTCGATCTTCATCAACTTCGACGAGACCGAGGAGCCCAGCGTCGAGCCGGTCGCCATCGAGGAGACGAAGCTCAACGAGAACCTGTTCCGCTCCGTGGACGAGCTCGAGCTCTCGGTCCGCAGCGCGAACTGCCTGCAGAACGCGAACATCAAGAGCATCGGCGACCTCGTGCAGAAGACCGAGGCCGAGATGCTGAAGACGAAGAACTTCGGCCGGAAGTCGCTCAAGGAGATCAAGGAGATCCTGGCCGAGATGGGCCTCTCCCTCGGGATGAAGCTCGAGAACTGGCCGCCCAAGACCGCGCCGCAGGCCCCCAAGGCCTAGCGTCGCACGGACACCTGAGGAGATATCCCCATGAAGCACCGCGTCGTCGGCCGCAGGCTCGACCGCACCACCGAGCACCGCACGGCCATGTTCCGCAACATGGTGACCAGCCTCTTCCGCCACGAGCGGATCGTCACCACCACGCCCAAGGCGAAGGAGATGAAGCGCTTCGCCGACAAGTTCATCACGCTCGCCAAGCAGGGCACCGCGCACGCGCGGCGGCAGGCAAACCGCGACGTCCGTGACGTCGAGGTGCTGAACAAGCTGTTCGACACGCTCGGGCCCCGCTTCAAGGCGCGCGCCGGCGGCTACACCCGCATCATTCACATGGGCCGCCGCGCCGGCGACGCCGCCGACATGTCCATGATCGAGCTCGTCGAGCGCAGCGCGCCCGCCGCGGCCGAGGGCGAGGGCGAGGAGCCGAAGGCCAAGAAGAAGGCGAAGGCCCCCGCGGCCGAGAAGTCCGCCTAGGGCTTCACGCACGTCGAGGTCTTCGAGCGCCGCCCCGGTCCGCCGGGGCGGCGTTCGCGTCTCCGGTGCGCGCGCGCCGCGCGGCCCTGGTAGAACCGGAGGCCGATGCCGCCGCTCTACGCGCACGACCCCTTCCTGGCGGTCCACCACGCGCTGCAGCGACCCTGGCTCGACCTGCCCGCCGCCGTCCTCTCCGTCGCGTGCGAGGGCTGGGCGCAGGCGCTGCTCGGGCTGGCGCTCTTCGCCTGGCTCGAGCGCGACCTGCGGCGGCTCGCCGTCGCCTACCTGCCGGTCGCGCTCGGGCTCGCCGCCGGCGGCGCGGCGGTCCAGCAGCTCAAGGAGCTCTTCGCGACGCCCCGGCCGCTCGCCATCTATGGCCCGGCCCAGGTCAGGGTGGGGCTCGAGCCGCTCTTCCAGCTCGGATTCCCGAGCGGCCACGCGAGCGCCGTCGCGACCCTGGCCGCCTGCGCGCTCCTCGCCTACGGGCGGCGGGTGAGGTGGGTGCTGGTCCTCGCCCTTCTGGGGGGACTGTCCCGCGTCTACCTGGGCGCGCACTGGGTCGCGGACGTCGCGGGCGGCTGGGCGCTCGGCGCGCTGGTCGGCGCCTCGACGCACCTCCTGTGGCACCGCGCGGCGCGGGTGCTCCTCGCGCTCGGGGCGGGTCGCGAGTCGGACGGGTGCGCCGGTCCTTGACTTGACAGGCTAGCTCCCGTAAAAGAATCCGCTTTTTCGAGGGACGGCCGAGGGCCGCGGCGGCGCCGCGGTTCGGCGTTCCGTATTTTCCAAAGGTTTCAGAGGAGGCAGCACATGGCAGTGGTCCTGCGGCTGAGCCGAGCCGGTACGCACAAGGCGCCCTTCTATCACGTGGTCGCGACCGACTCGCGCAACGCCCGCGACGGCAAGTACCTCGAGGACGTGGGCGTGTACGACCCCACGCAGCGCCCGGAGCGCATCGAGCTCAAGACCGAGCGCATCGAGCACTGGCTCAAGGTCGGCGCGAAGCCCAGCCAGACGGTGGCGATGGTGCTGAAGCGCGCCAAGAAGGCGGCGCCCGCCGCCGGCGCGGCCGCGTCCAAGTAGCCCGCGCGGAGCCGTCATGCGCGACCTCGTCGTCTGGCTCGCCCAGCAGCTCGTCCAGGACAAGGGCGCCGTGAAGGTCGACGCCCTCGAGCGCGATCGCTCGACGGTGCTCGAGCTGACGGTGGCCCCCGACGACCTCGGCCGCGTCATCGGCCGCGGCGGCCGCACCGCCAAGGCGCTGCGGACCGTGGTCGACCTGGCGGCGCGCCGCGAGGGGCGGCGGGCCGTGCTCGACATCCTCGACTAGCGCGTGGAGCCGGTCCGCATCGGGAAGGTGGTCCGGGCGATCGGCCTCGACGGGCTGGTGGGCGTGGCCGGGTCGGAGGGCGCGCTGGGCGGCCTCGAGCGCGTGGCGCTGCTGCGCGGCGACGGACCGGCGCAGGAGCGCCGGGTGGTGCTGGCCCGGCCGCAGGGGCGGGTGTGGGCGGTGCAGCTGGAGGGCGTCCGCGGCCGCGACGCCGCGGAGGCGCTGGTCGGGTCGGTGGTGCTCGCGTGGCGCGAGGACCTCGGCGAGGCGGGGCAGGATCGGCACTTCTGGGCCGATCTGGAGGGCCTGCCGGTGGTGACGGTGGGTGGAGAGGCGGTCGGGACGGTCACCGGCCTGTACGAGACGGGCGCGGTGGACGTGCTGGTGGTGACCGGGCGGCGCGGCGAGGTGCTCCTGCCGCTCGCGCCCTACGTCACGGTGGACCGCGCGGCGGGGCGGGTGGTGGTGGATCCACCGGAGGGGCTCTTGGAGCTGGCAGGCGAGGGACGCGAGCCGGAGGGAGGTCCCGGGCGAGGCGAGTGACGTGGCGAAGCTGGAAGTCGAGATCCTGACGCTGTTCCCCCGCATGTGCACGGGGTACCTGGGGGAGAGCATCCTCGGGAAGGCGCAGGAGAGCGGCCTCCTCGCGGTGCACGTGGCCGACGTGCGCGACCACGCCTCGGGCAAGCACCGGGTGGCCGACGACGCGCCCTACGGGGGCGGCGCCGGGATGGTGATGAAGCCGGAGCCGCTCATCGCCGCCGTCGAGGCGGCCCGCGAGCGGTTGCCGGGCGCGAGGGTCTTCCTCACCAGCCCGCGCGGCGTCCGGCTCGACCAGGCGCTGGCGCGCCAGGTGGCGGAGGAGGGCAGGGCGATCGTCGCCTGCGGACGTTACGAGGGCGTCGACGAGCGGGTGCGGTCGGTGGTGGACGTGGAGGTGTCGCTGGGAGACTTCGTGCTCACCGGCGGAGAGCTGGCGGCGCTGGCGCTGGTGGACGCGGCGGCGCGGTTCATCCCGGGGGTGCTCGGCAACGCGAGCTCCGCCGGGGAAGAGAGCTTCTCGGGAGAGGGCGGGCTGCTCGAGCACCCGCACTACACCCGGCCCCCTTCGTACCGGGGGATGAAGGTTCCGGAGGTCCTGCTGTCCGGGGATCACCGGCGGATCGAGCGGTGGCGGCGGCGCGAGGCGCTGCGCGTCACCCGCGAGCGGCGGCCGGACCTCTTCGCGAGGCTGACGCCGACGGAACAGGACCTCCGCCTCCTCGAGGCGGCGGACGACGAGCTGTAAGGAGAGAGCGATGCTGCGCAAGGCGATCAGCGACATCGAGGCGAAGTACCTGCGGAAGGACGTGCCGGAGTTCCGGTCCGGCGACACGGTGCGCGTGCACACGAAGATCAAGGAAGGCGACAAGGAGCGCATCCAGGTCTTCGA contains:
- a CDS encoding DNA-directed RNA polymerase subunit alpha; the encoded protein is MADAIVTKNWRDLIKPRGLQVDQDSLTNTYGKFVAEPLERGFGITLGNSLRRVLLSSLQGAAITSVKIEGVEHEFMTIPEVAEDVTDVILNLKEVLLQIHTNEVKTVRIEAEGPKEIKAGDIITDGQVEILNPGHHLLTISEGGRVRMELTARRGRGYVPSERNKVAGQPIGTIPIDALFSPIRKVNYQVTNARVGQQTDYDKLTLEVWTDGSVAPADAVAYAAKIVKEQLSIFINFDETEEPSVEPVAIEETKLNENLFRSVDELELSVRSANCLQNANIKSIGDLVQKTEAEMLKTKNFGRKSLKEIKEILAEMGLSLGMKLENWPPKTAPQAPKA
- the rplQ gene encoding 50S ribosomal protein L17, whose translation is MKHRVVGRRLDRTTEHRTAMFRNMVTSLFRHERIVTTTPKAKEMKRFADKFITLAKQGTAHARRQANRDVRDVEVLNKLFDTLGPRFKARAGGYTRIIHMGRRAGDAADMSMIELVERSAPAAAEGEGEEPKAKKKAKAPAAEKSA
- a CDS encoding phosphatase PAP2 family protein — translated: MPPLYAHDPFLAVHHALQRPWLDLPAAVLSVACEGWAQALLGLALFAWLERDLRRLAVAYLPVALGLAAGGAAVQQLKELFATPRPLAIYGPAQVRVGLEPLFQLGFPSGHASAVATLAACALLAYGRRVRWVLVLALLGGLSRVYLGAHWVADVAGGWALGALVGASTHLLWHRAARVLLALGAGRESDGCAGP
- the rpsP gene encoding 30S ribosomal protein S16, which translates into the protein MAVVLRLSRAGTHKAPFYHVVATDSRNARDGKYLEDVGVYDPTQRPERIELKTERIEHWLKVGAKPSQTVAMVLKRAKKAAPAAGAAASK
- a CDS encoding KH domain-containing protein, producing the protein MRDLVVWLAQQLVQDKGAVKVDALERDRSTVLELTVAPDDLGRVIGRGGRTAKALRTVVDLAARREGRRAVLDILD
- the rimM gene encoding ribosome maturation factor RimM (Essential for efficient processing of 16S rRNA) — translated: MEPVRIGKVVRAIGLDGLVGVAGSEGALGGLERVALLRGDGPAQERRVVLARPQGRVWAVQLEGVRGRDAAEALVGSVVLAWREDLGEAGQDRHFWADLEGLPVVTVGGEAVGTVTGLYETGAVDVLVVTGRRGEVLLPLAPYVTVDRAAGRVVVDPPEGLLELAGEGREPEGGPGRGE
- the trmD gene encoding tRNA (guanosine(37)-N1)-methyltransferase TrmD; this encodes MAKLEVEILTLFPRMCTGYLGESILGKAQESGLLAVHVADVRDHASGKHRVADDAPYGGGAGMVMKPEPLIAAVEAARERLPGARVFLTSPRGVRLDQALARQVAEEGRAIVACGRYEGVDERVRSVVDVEVSLGDFVLTGGELAALALVDAAARFIPGVLGNASSAGEESFSGEGGLLEHPHYTRPPSYRGMKVPEVLLSGDHRRIERWRRREALRVTRERRPDLFARLTPTEQDLRLLEAADDEL